From a single Vanacampus margaritifer isolate UIUO_Vmar chromosome 15, RoL_Vmar_1.0, whole genome shotgun sequence genomic region:
- the lamtor4 gene encoding ragulator complex protein LAMTOR4, protein MTTAALTAGLERIPDQLGYLVISEDGVLASSGELENDEHTAGVMMQMVRTASRFRLAGSADVPFKRMSVILEDFVFTVTVSGQKVFVVKRQHNQQEPISV, encoded by the exons atG ACGACTGCAGCGCTGACTGCGGGTTTGGAGCGGATCCCGGACCAGCTCGGTTATCTAGTCATCAGCGAGGACGGAGTTTTGGCT TCTTCAGGTGAgctggaaaatgatgaacacaCAGCTGGCGTGATGATGCAGATGGTTCGCACGGCTAGTCGCTTCCGGTTGGCGGGATCGGCCGACGTGCCCTTTAAACGCATGTCAG TTATCTTGGAGGACTTTGTTTTCACCGTGACCGTTTCGGGTCAGAAGGTTTTTGTGGTCAAACGTCAACACAACCAGCAGGAACCAATCAGCGTTTAG
- the lta4h gene encoding leukotriene A-4 hydrolase → MSADPSSFASAAKCVSRHLNLTLHVDFDTRVIQGKVALTVEVLEERFSSLTLDTRDLKIISVSANGQAAHFTMGPKHTFKGTPLKITLPFDLSRGQHVIVEVTYETSPSAPALQWLTPQQTAGKKHPYLFSQCQAHHCRSMLPCQDSPGIKHTYYAQVSVPKDLVAAMSALRDGQDVDPQDANRIIYRFRQNVAMPSYLIALVVGALESREIGPRSKVWSEAEYVDRAAFEFSETEAMLKTAEDLAGPYVWGHYDILVLPPSFPYGGMENPCLTFATPTLLAGDKSLSNVIAHEISHSWTGNLVTNKTWEHFWLNEGHTVYLERMIGRCLEGEPFRQFKAMGGWKDLQDSVNTFGAKNPLTNLVPSLQDVDPDDAFSSVPYEKGFALLYHLEELLGGPEVFMGFVKSYIQMFAYRSVTTDQWKDFLFTYFKDKVDVLNKVDWNAWMFTPGMPPVKPLYDTTIADACIALCHRWVQAKDQDLSGFSRSDVDKLSSHQLVEFLSLLLQEEALPLSHVKKMQEVYDLNACMNSEVRFRWLRLCVRSRWEESIPAAFQMATEQGRMKFTRPLFKEVFNFEKHREEAVQVFLAHRAAMHPVTSGLVAKDLKVAADQ, encoded by the exons ATGTCTGCAGATCCGTCCTCGTTCGCGTCCGCAGCCAAGTGCGTGAGCCGCCACCTCAACTTGACCCTGCATGTCGACTTCGACACTCGTGTGATCCAAGGAAAGGTGGCACTGACGGTGGAGGTCCTGGAGGAGCGCTTCTCGTCGCTG ACTTTGGACACCAGAGACCTGAAGATCATCTCTGTCAGCGCCAACGGGCAGGCGGCCCACTTTACTATGGGCCCTAAACACACCTTCAAGGGGACGCCGCTGAAGATCACGCTGCCGTTTGACCTTTCTAG AGGGCAGCACGTGATCGTGGAGGTGACTTACGAGACGTCGCCCTCTGCGCCCGCGCTGCAGTGGCTCACGCCCCAACAGACGGcgggaaaaaaacatccttaCCTCTTCAGTCAGTGCCAG GCTCATCACTGCAGGAGTATGCTGCCTTGTCAGGACAGTCCGGGCATCAAACACACGTACTACGCTCAG GTTTCCGtccccaaagacttggtggcaGCCATGAGCGCACTGCGAGACGGTCAGGACGTGGACCCTCAGGACGCCAATCGCATCATCTATCGCTTCAGACAGAAC GTGGCCATGCCATCTTACCTGATTGCCTTGGTGGTGGGCGCTCTGGAGAGCAG GGAGATCGGGCCCCGGTCCAAAGTCTGGTCTGAGGCGGAGTACGTGGATCGAGCGGCGTTTGAGTTCTCTGAG ACGGAGGCCATGTTGAAGACGGCAGAGGACCTGGCTGGACCGTATGTTTGGGGGCACTATGACATTTTGGTCCTGCCGCCATCTTTTCCCTACGGCGGCATGGAAAATCCTTGCCTCACCTTCGCCACGCCCACGCTGCTG GCTGGAGACAAGTCTCTGTCCAAC GTGATCGCTCACGAGATATCGCACAGCTGGACGGGGAACCTGGTGACCAATAAGACCTGGGAGCACTTTTG GCTGAACGAGGGTCACACGGTGTACCTGGAGAGGATGATCGGCAGGTGTCTGGAGGGGGAACCCTTCCGCCAGTTCAAGGCAATGGGCGGCTGGAaggacctgcaggactctgtgAACACCTTTGGAGCCAAAAACCCTCTAACCAACCTGGTCCCGAGTCTGCAGGACGTGGACCCGGACGACGCCTTCTCCTCCGTCCCGTATGAGAAAGGTTTCGCTCTTCTGTACCACCTGGAGGAACTCCTGGGGGGTCCCG AAGTCTTCATGGGCTTCGTCAAGTCGTACATCCAGATGTTCGCCTACCGGAGCGTCACCACAGACCAGTGGAAGGACTTCCTTTTCACATACTTCAAAGATAAA GTGGATGTTCTGAACAAAGTGGACTGGAATGCGTGGATGTTCACACCTGGGATGCCGCCGGTCAAACCGCT CTACGACACCACCATCGCCGACGCCTGCATCGCTCTTTGTCACAGATGGGTCCAG GCCAAAGACCAAGACCTGAGTGGCTTCAGCAGGTCGGATGTGGATAAGTTGTCGTCCCACCAGCTCGTCGAGTTCTTGTCTCTTCTTCTCCAGGAG GAGGCACTTCCTTTGAGCCACGTAAAGAAGATGCAGGAGGTGTATGATCTCAACGCCTGCATGAACTCAGAGGTCCGCTTCAG GTGGCTGCGACTGTGCGTGCGGTCCCGCTGGGAGGAGTCGATCCCCGCGGCGTTCCAGATGGCGACCGAGCAGGGCAGGATGAAATTCACGCGGCCGCTCTTCAA GGAGGTCTTTAACTTTGAAAAGCACCGAGAGGAAGCCGTGCAAGTGTTCCTGGCTCATCGGGCCGCCATGCACCCGGTGACCTCCGGACTGGTCGCCAAAGACCTGAAGGTGGCAGCGGACCAGTAG
- the atp6v1f gene encoding V-type proton ATPase subunit F encodes MAGRGKLIAVIGDEDTCTGFLLGGIGELNKNRKPNFLVVEKDTSITEIEETFKSFLARNDIGIILINQFIAEMIRHAIDAHMQSIPAVLEIPSKEHPYDASKDSILRRAKGMFSAEDFR; translated from the exons ATGGCCGGCCGTGGGAAGCTGATCGCCGTAATCGGCGACGAGGACACTTGCACCGGATTTCTCCTCGGTGGCATCGGTGAACTCAACAAGAACCGTAAACCGAATTTCTTGGTGGTGGAGAAGGACACGAGCATCACGGAGATTGAGGAGACCTTCAA gaGTTTCCTGGCTCGCAACGACATCGGCATCATCCTCATCAACCAATTCATCGCCGAAATGATCCGACACGCCATCGACGCACACATGCAGTCCATCCCAGCCGTGTTGGAGATCCCGTCCAAGGAGCACCCTTATGATGCTTCCAAGGACTCCATCCTGCGCCGGGCCAAGGGCATGTTCTCGGCTGAAGACTTCCGATGA
- the dennd6b gene encoding protein DENND6B isoform X2 translates to MRQSVGRRHSRLSNDLYNRDAPAALQSEASHFYGYVYFRQVKDASVKRGYFQKSLVLVSQLPFVQLFHSLLHIIAPDFFHKSEPCLETVCKQIDQWPFLAAGLTFNLPLMGVVLQVRIPCQKDKVGSPVRASLKENVVPMPTLLPSVNELDLFRCFQSVLIHLQMLWELVLLGEPLVVMAPSPAVSSETVLALVSAIAPLKFCCDFRPYFTIHDSEFREYTTRTQAPPNVILGVTNPFFIKTFHNWPHVLRLGENTKMSGDVPKQLKIKKVAKLKTLDTKPGVFTAYKSFLLKDKVLIKRLLKGIQRRRPSEAQSAILRRHFLELTQSFIIPLERYMASLMPLQRSVTPWKTPPQIRPFSQDEFMSVLERGGPQLTSALRGDWTGLYRKFFKSPNFDGWYRHRLREMTRKLESLHLEVICEADLLGWTRDKSEVEIVDLVLKLREKLMKAGKQQLQVRDDVFSKLESFITSVMSSLPQDLQHVLNTQ, encoded by the exons ATGCGTCAATCTGTGGGTCGCAGACATTCCCGACTCAGCAACGACCTTTACAACAGGGATGCCCCAGCCGCCCTGCAG TCCGAAGCGTCACATTTCTATGGCTACGTTTACTTCCGGCAAGTCAAGGACGCCTCGGTCAAGCGAGGATACTTCCAGAAG TCTTTGGTTCTGGTGTCGCAGCTTCCATTCGTTCAGCTCTTCCACTCCTTGCTGCACATCATTGCGCCCGACTTCTTCCACAAATCAGAGCCCTGCCTGGAAACAG TGTGCAAGCAGATAGACCAATGGCCTTTCCTGGCTGCTGGACTGACGTTTAACCTCCCGCTGATGGGCGTGGTCTTACAG GTCAGAATTCCGTGCCAGAAGGACAAAGTGGGAAGTCCAGTGAGAGCCTCGCTTAAAGAG AACGTGGTACCGATGCCGACTCTGCTGCCTTCCGTGAACGAGCtggacctcttcag GTGTTTCCAGTCGGTCTTGATCCATCTGCAGATGTTGTGGGAACTCGTGTTGCTGGGCGAACCCTTAGTCGTCATGGCACCGTCTCCCGCCGTCTCCTCGGAAACCGTCTTGGCGCTCGTCAG CGCCATTGCTCCGCTCAAGTTCTGCTGCGATTTCCGTCCATACTTCACCATCCACGACAGCGAATTCCGAGAATACACCACCAGGACGCAGGCACC GCCCAATGTGATTCTGGGTGTGACCAACCCGTTTTTCATCAAGACATTCCACAACTGGCCCCATGTGCTGCGACTGGGAGAGAACACAAAGATGTCAG GTGACGTCCCCAAGCAGCTCAAGATCAAGAAAGTAGCCAAACTCAAGACGCTTGACACCAAACCAG GAGTGTTCACAGCCTACAAGAGCTTCCTGCTCAAAGACAAGGTCCTCATCAAACGTCTGTTGAAG GGCATCCAGAGGCGGAGGCCGTCCGAGGCACAGAGCGCCATCTTGAGGAGACACTTTTTAGAGCTGACTCAGAGCTTCATCATCCCACTG GAGCGCTACATGGCCAGCCTGATGCCGCTGCAGAGGTCCGTCACGCCTTGGAAG ACGCCACCGCAGATTCGACCCTTCAGTCAGGATGAGTTCATGTCCGTGCTGGAGCGCGGTGGTCCTCAGCTGACTTCGGCGCTGCGAGGGGATTGGACGGGACTGTACAG GAAGTTCTTCAAATCTCCCAATTTCGACGGCTGGTATCGCCACCGTCTCCGAGAGATGACTCGCAAACTAGAGAGTCTCCACCTGGAGGTTATTTGTGAGGCT GACCTGCTGGGATGGACTCGCGACAAGTCTGAAGTGGAGATTGTCGATTTGGTTCTGAAGCTACGAGAGAAATTA ATGAAAGCTGGAAAGCAGCAGCTGCAGGTGCGAGATGATGTTTTCAGCAAATTGGAATCGTTCATCACATCTGTCATGAGCTCGTTGCCGCAAGACCTTCAACATGTGCTTAACAcacaatga
- the dennd6b gene encoding protein DENND6B isoform X1 encodes MNPLDDEDVDLRRPWARFSSWLECACVVTFDLELGQAIELVYPPDVKLTEKEKSSLCYLSFPDSYSGCIGDTQFSFRMRQSVGRRHSRLSNDLYNRDAPAALQSEASHFYGYVYFRQVKDASVKRGYFQKSLVLVSQLPFVQLFHSLLHIIAPDFFHKSEPCLETVCKQIDQWPFLAAGLTFNLPLMGVVLQVRIPCQKDKVGSPVRASLKENVVPMPTLLPSVNELDLFRCFQSVLIHLQMLWELVLLGEPLVVMAPSPAVSSETVLALVSAIAPLKFCCDFRPYFTIHDSEFREYTTRTQAPPNVILGVTNPFFIKTFHNWPHVLRLGENTKMSGDVPKQLKIKKVAKLKTLDTKPGVFTAYKSFLLKDKVLIKRLLKGIQRRRPSEAQSAILRRHFLELTQSFIIPLERYMASLMPLQRSVTPWKTPPQIRPFSQDEFMSVLERGGPQLTSALRGDWTGLYRKFFKSPNFDGWYRHRLREMTRKLESLHLEVICEADLLGWTRDKSEVEIVDLVLKLREKLMKAGKQQLQVRDDVFSKLESFITSVMSSLPQDLQHVLNTQ; translated from the exons ATGAACCCGCTGGACGACGAAGATGTGGACCTTCGGCGTCCGTGGGCCCGCTTCTCATCATGGCTAGAGTGCGCGTGTGTGGTCACCTTTGACCTGGAGCTCGGACAAGCCATCGAG CTAGTTTACCCTCCTGACGTTAAGTTAACCGAGAAAGAG AAAAGCAGCCTGTGCTACCTTTCTTTCCCGGACTCGTACTCAG GATGCATTGGGGACACTCAGTTCAGTTTCAGGATGCGTCAATCTGTGGGTCGCAGACATTCCCGACTCAGCAACGACCTTTACAACAGGGATGCCCCAGCCGCCCTGCAG TCCGAAGCGTCACATTTCTATGGCTACGTTTACTTCCGGCAAGTCAAGGACGCCTCGGTCAAGCGAGGATACTTCCAGAAG TCTTTGGTTCTGGTGTCGCAGCTTCCATTCGTTCAGCTCTTCCACTCCTTGCTGCACATCATTGCGCCCGACTTCTTCCACAAATCAGAGCCCTGCCTGGAAACAG TGTGCAAGCAGATAGACCAATGGCCTTTCCTGGCTGCTGGACTGACGTTTAACCTCCCGCTGATGGGCGTGGTCTTACAG GTCAGAATTCCGTGCCAGAAGGACAAAGTGGGAAGTCCAGTGAGAGCCTCGCTTAAAGAG AACGTGGTACCGATGCCGACTCTGCTGCCTTCCGTGAACGAGCtggacctcttcag GTGTTTCCAGTCGGTCTTGATCCATCTGCAGATGTTGTGGGAACTCGTGTTGCTGGGCGAACCCTTAGTCGTCATGGCACCGTCTCCCGCCGTCTCCTCGGAAACCGTCTTGGCGCTCGTCAG CGCCATTGCTCCGCTCAAGTTCTGCTGCGATTTCCGTCCATACTTCACCATCCACGACAGCGAATTCCGAGAATACACCACCAGGACGCAGGCACC GCCCAATGTGATTCTGGGTGTGACCAACCCGTTTTTCATCAAGACATTCCACAACTGGCCCCATGTGCTGCGACTGGGAGAGAACACAAAGATGTCAG GTGACGTCCCCAAGCAGCTCAAGATCAAGAAAGTAGCCAAACTCAAGACGCTTGACACCAAACCAG GAGTGTTCACAGCCTACAAGAGCTTCCTGCTCAAAGACAAGGTCCTCATCAAACGTCTGTTGAAG GGCATCCAGAGGCGGAGGCCGTCCGAGGCACAGAGCGCCATCTTGAGGAGACACTTTTTAGAGCTGACTCAGAGCTTCATCATCCCACTG GAGCGCTACATGGCCAGCCTGATGCCGCTGCAGAGGTCCGTCACGCCTTGGAAG ACGCCACCGCAGATTCGACCCTTCAGTCAGGATGAGTTCATGTCCGTGCTGGAGCGCGGTGGTCCTCAGCTGACTTCGGCGCTGCGAGGGGATTGGACGGGACTGTACAG GAAGTTCTTCAAATCTCCCAATTTCGACGGCTGGTATCGCCACCGTCTCCGAGAGATGACTCGCAAACTAGAGAGTCTCCACCTGGAGGTTATTTGTGAGGCT GACCTGCTGGGATGGACTCGCGACAAGTCTGAAGTGGAGATTGTCGATTTGGTTCTGAAGCTACGAGAGAAATTA ATGAAAGCTGGAAAGCAGCAGCTGCAGGTGCGAGATGATGTTTTCAGCAAATTGGAATCGTTCATCACATCTGTCATGAGCTCGTTGCCGCAAGACCTTCAACATGTGCTTAACAcacaatga
- the LOC144034510 gene encoding ADP-ribosylation factor 4 has protein sequence MGLTISSLFSRFFGKKQMRILMVGLDAAGKTTILYKLKLGEIVTTIPTIGFNVETVEYKNICFTVWDVGGQDKIRPLWRHYFQNTQGLIFVVDSNDRERVNESADELGKMVQEDDLKDAVLLVFANKQDLPNAMTASDLTERLGLKEMRGRSWYMQATCATQGTGLYEGLDWLSNELAKQ, from the exons ATGGGCCTGACTATCTCGTCGTTGTTCTCCAGGTTCTTCGGCAAGAAACAGATGAGAATCCTGATGG TGGGCTTGGACGCAGCTGGAAAAACGACCATTTTGTACAAACTCAAACTGGGGGAGATTGTCACCACCATTCCGACTATCG GTTTCAATGTGGAGACAGTGGAGTACAAGAACATCTGCTTCACCGTTTGGGACGTTGGCGGCCAGGACAAAATTCGACCTCTCTGGAGACATTACTTCCAGAACACACAG GGTCTGATCTTCGTGGTGGACAGCAACGACCGAGAGCGAGTGAATGAGTCGGCTGATGAACTTGGAAAGATG GTCCAGGAGGACGACCTGAAGGACGCCGTGCTACTGGTGTTCGCCAACAAACAAGATCTTCCCAACGCCATGACCGCCAGCGATCTCACCGAGAGACTGGGCCTGAAAGAGATGCGCGGCCGCAGT TGGTACATGCAGGCCACCTGTGCCACTCAGGGGACAGGCCTTTACGAAGGCCTTGACTGGCTGTCCAACGAGCTCGCCAAGCAATAG
- the gcc1 gene encoding GRIP and coiled-coil domain-containing protein 1, with amino-acid sequence MEKFGMSFGGGPSRKELLETVESQKKQLAQYQSRFKDVVHAYKSLLKEKEALEASLKVLSTSPDADVNQQLCKRATVLQDCGDGEDALQTSKDMYEEDASETGSTSGSEAGGIGAEQQQAVTTHNGEAERRKVHLKNQLGTLTSALATVTQEKSRMEASFQADKRQLKQEVDDLQERLNAASAQQQAEVQGLQQQLAESRARVITQQHEREQEQSDQLQQLQELQKILQQERDLRQDAELRLHEAEANFLAAAHAVDRGTDLEALLKQAGEERDQLRRKLRAAEEERVEADPGMVELLQQELSQLKKCLQDQIHNQNHKLCQEVARAHAAELRVGGLEQRVSELSDLLGSCEKARQQEQQVAQRLRERMTQLDKENQTLASSRSAYDPGLDDSQLDVTALKYKLEKVKKLLLAAQRNPHAGNPSELEPVQDATCQEELRQLKDELERYKLRAKAASKNNAASDSCMARELEEAREQLADLREKYINLRVESDKAAAAHRCQLQQQQQHVAGLLRCQRQEAERNQAAHRDELQRLEAELHKQRERTVALLDEKDRELELLRAAAPAPASLTRRLSEEDVGTEEEREADAVGRALRHAAPSEPALLLYAEQLARKEVEAAGLRRQKRQLEDDVHRLHGKLAASAQRHDDEMDEVRAKLDKLIREQKREGSNVEYLKNVIYKFLTLPDASGRQQTLNAILSILHFSPQEKHSVLRQQGAPWWSSHKR; translated from the exons ATGGAGAAGTTTGGAATGAGTTTTGGGGGCGGTCCCAGCAGGAAGGAGCTTCTAGAAACTGTCGAGTCTCAAAAGAAGCAGCTGGCGCAGTACCAGAGCCGCTTTAAGGACGTAGTCCATGCGTACAAGAGTCTGCTGAAGGAAAAAGAGGCCCTGGAGGCTAGTCTGAAAGTCTTGAGCACATCCCCCGATGCGGATGTGAACCAGCAGCTCTGCAAGCGGGCCACAGTTCTTCAGGATTGTGGAGACGGTGAGGATGCCCTACAAACGAGcaaggacatgtatgaggaagATGCGTCAGAAACCGGAAGCACTAGCGGGTCCGAAGCCGGTGGCATAGGGGCGGAGCAGCAACAGGCCGTGACTACTCACAACGGAGAAGCCGAACGCAGGAAGGTTCATTTGAAGAACCAACTGGGCACCCTGACCAGCGCGCTGGCCACTGTGACGCAGGAGAAGTCTCGCATGGAGGCCAGCTTCCAGGCCGACAAGCGCCagctcaaacaggaagtggacgaTCTGCAGGAGCGCCTCAACGCCGCGAGCGCACAGCAGCAAGCCGAGGTCCAAGGCCTCCAGCAGCAGCTGGCGGAGAGCCGCGCTCGCGTTATCACACAACAGCACGAGCGCGAGCAGGAACAAAGCGACCAGTTGCAGCAGCTGCAGGAGCTGCAGAAGATCCTGCAGCAGGAACGGGACCTGCGACAGGACGCCGAGCTCCGCCTGCACGAGGCCGAGGCCAACTTCCTGGCGGCGGCGCATGCCGTGGATCGCGGGACCGACTTGGAGGCTCTCTTGAAGCAAGCTGGGGAGGAGCGCGACCAGCTGAGGAGGAAACTGCGGGCGGCCGAGGAGGAGCGGGTGGAAGCGGATCCTGGGATGGTGGAGCTGCTACAACAGGAGTTAAGCCAGCTCAAGAAGTGCCTCCAGGACCAGATCCACAACCAGAACCACAAG TTGTGTCAGGAGGTGGCGCGTGCTCATGCTGCGGAGCTCCGGGTGGGCGGTCTGGAGCAGCGCGTGTCTGAACTTTCAGACCTTCTGGGTTCTTGCGAGAAGGCGAGGCAGCAAGAGCAGCAGGTGGCTCAGAGGCTCCGAGAACGGATGACACAATTGGACAAGGAGAACCAAACGCTAGCCTCCAGCAGGTCTGCATACGACCCGGGCCTGGACGACTCTCAACTGGACGTGACAGCCCTGAAGTACAAGTTGGAGAAGGTGAAGAAGCTGCTGCTGGCCGCTCAGAGGAACCCGCATGCCGGGAATCCAAGCGAGCTAGAACCCGTCCAAGACGCCACGTGCCAGGAGGAGCTGCGGCAGCTTAAAGACGAATTGGAGCGTTACAAGCTTCGAGCAAAG GCGGCATCCAAGAACAACGCTGCCAGCGACAGCTGCATGGCCCGCGAGCTAGAGGAGGCCCGTGAGCAGTTGGCCGACCTGAGGGAGAAGTACATCAACTTGCGCGTGGAGAGCGACAAGGCGGCGGCCGCGCACCGCTGCCAgctgcagcaacagcagcagcacgtGGCGGGGCTGCTGCGCTGCCAGCGGCAGGAAGCTGAGCGCAACCAGGCGGCGCATCGTGACGAGCTGCAGCGTCTAGAGGCTGAGCTGCACAAACAGCGAGAGAGGACTGTGGCGCTGCTGGACGAGAAGGACCGGGAGCTGGAGCTCCTGCGAGCTGCGGCGCCCGCTCCCGCCTCGCTCACTCGGAGGCTTTCGGAAGAGGACGTCGGCACCGAGGAGGAACGAGAGGCGGATGCCGTCGGACGAGCTCTGCGACACGCCGCGCCCTCTGAACCCGCGCTGCTTCTGTACGCCGAGCAGCTGGCCCGAAAGGAAGTGGAGGCGGCGGGCCTGAGGCGGCAGAAGCGCCAGCTGGAGGACGATGTCCACCGGCTGCATGGCAAACTGGCGGCCAGCGCCCAACGCCACGATGACGAGATGGACGAGGTCCGAGCGAAGCTGGACAAGCTGATCCGCGAGCAGAAGCGCGAGGGTTCCAACGTGGAGTACCTGAAGAACGTCATCTACAAGTTTCTGACGCTGCCGGATGCCAGCGGCAGGCAACAGACGCTCAACGCCATCCTCAGCATCCTTCACTTCAGTCCGCAGGAGAAACATTCAGTCCTCAGGCAGCAGGGGGCGCCGTGGTGGAGCAGCCACAAAAGATGA